Proteins from one Ahaetulla prasina isolate Xishuangbanna chromosome 2, ASM2864084v1, whole genome shotgun sequence genomic window:
- the FBXW9 gene encoding F-box/WD repeat-containing protein 9 isoform X1 produces the protein METVPGSSVEQQGSDNDSDTESKTDPDTQALEYVERVLGTSNQSRQATLCLPPECLSVGGRVRTSDLKSPLELKKSSVVEETATGLLSLPLELILEICSYLQARFVLHVLPLVCKTLRDIVQDEVTWRIRLLKRIGNCYPVVEGNDFNWPSACIELEEHLQQWAESGKNTEYFSLTEGHFASVDSVLLLQGGDLCISGSRDRNVNLWDLRQLGKAPEKVLVKVLGTERKGTHKGWVWSLASRDNCVCSGSWDSKVKLWDIAADGKQFGEISEKAAVLCLSYLPDILVTGTYDKKVSVYDPRAAYAPVMSRRLHSNAVLSLAADEHFIISGSEDRTLVCFDRRTNSVLQRLQLDTYLFSMSYQGSQLWAGDNYGMLYVFENNGGHFQHIRYFDVGHRSQITGVQYSLGALYTTSTDKTLRIHVPTDPPKVICSQTHSHVLNGICAEGNMAVAASGGLSLEVWKLSI, from the exons ATGGAAACAGTCCCAGGTTCTTCTGTTGAACAGCAAGGCTCTGACAATGACTCTGACACAGAGAGCAAAACAGATCCAGATACCCAGGCCCTGGAGTATGTGGAGCGTGTTCTTGGAACTTCAAATCAGTCCAGGCAAGCAACCCTGTGTCTGCCTCCAGAGTGTCTTTCAGTAGGTGGTAGAGTCCGAACATCAGACCTCAAGTCACCTCTAGAACTGAAAAAATCTTCTGTTGTTGAAGAAACTGCTACAGGGCTATTATCTCTTCCTCTAGAGTTGATTTTAGAAATTTGTTCCTACCTTCAAGCCAGATTTGTTTTGCATGTCCTTCCTTTAGTCTGCAAGACACTGAGGGACATTGTGCAAGATGAAGTCACTTGGAGAATTCGACTTTTAAAAAGAATTGGCAATTGCTATCCAGTTGTAGAAG gtaatgattttaactggccCTCAGCTTGCATTGAACTAGAGGAACACCTCCAACAATGGGCAGAGAGTGGCAAAAACACAGAGTATTTTTCCCTTACCGAAGGGCACTTTGCTTCTGTTGATTCTGTATTGCTCCTTCAG GGTGGGGATCTGTGTATTTCTGGCTCTCGAGACCGAAATGTCAACTTGTGGGATCTAAGGCAGCTGGGCAAAGCACCAGAAAAAGTTCTAGTGAAAGTGTTGGGGACAGAGCGCAAAGGAACACACAAG GGTTGGGTTTGGTCTCTGGCTTCACGTGATAACTGTGTATGTTCAGGCTCCTGGGACAGCAAAGTGAAGTTATGGGATATAGCTGCTGATGGAAAACAGTTTGGAGAAATCAG TGAGAAAGCAGCCGTATTGTGCCTTTCTTATTTGCCTGACATTCTGGTCACAGGAACATATGACAAGAAAGTGTCAGTCTATGATCCACGAG CTGCTTATGCCCCAGTGATGAGCCGCAGGCTTCACTCCAATGCAGTCCTATCCCTTGCAGCTGACGAACACTTCATTATCTCTGGCAGTGAGGATCGAACGCTGGTATGTTTTGACAGGCGGACCAATAGTGTGCTTCAAAGGCTTCAG CTGGATACATACCTATTTTCCATGTCATACCAGGGTTCTCAACTATGGGCTGGAGACAATTACGGAATGCTGTATGTCTTTGAGAACAATGGAGGGCATTTCCAGCACATTCGG TATTTTGATGTAGGTCATCGCTCTCAGATCACTGGAGTCCAATACTCATTGGGTGCACTGTATACAACTTCCACTGACAAGACGCTCCGT